CCCAAGACGTTGCAAAGACGCGACATCGAAGCGATCGCGATTTTCAGTTGTCATGTCCACGTTTGAAATGTTACTTGTTTATTTCCGTGCGTGTGTCGGCCAGCTGATCGCCAGCTGCCCGTTGTCCTTCTCGATAGCGTGATTTACCAGCGAAGGGCAGCACTCCGCGTCTTTTCACACGGACGAGGATGGTCCAAGGTCGCATGTCAGTGGGAACCGTCTTCCACGCAGTCTGCGTCGGGACCGACGTGGTCGTGTTTGGTTTCTtatatcttgtgtgtgtgtgttttcgtttTTCAGCGTGTGCTGAAGGGCTGCGATAATACGACACGATGGCAGAAGCTGTGGAGGAGAAGATAAAGAACTACAGGACGGCACCTTTTGACGCCCGCTTCCCCAACACCAACCAGACGCGGAACTGCTATCAGAATTTCCTTGGTACGCGTTTTGCTTTCTCAACACAGCTGTCCTCCTCACCTTCAGCTTGTCACTTCCAGTCTTCAGGTTCAAGCTGTGGTTGGTTTGTTTGGTCTGTGTTGAATCTCATAACTTTTGGGATcagtaataaatgcattttttttaagtcgTGGCGTAAATGTTTGCTGTGAACAGGTGGTGGTTCTGGGCTAAGTTTGTTTCTTGTAACTCTGCCGTGTTGTCTTGACCTTCCTCTTTCCTTGGCCCTGTTCCCACAGACTACCACAGATGTAACAAGGCTCTGACCACTAAGGGCCAGGACACATCTCCTTGCGAATGGTACCAGAAAGTGTACAAAAGCCTTTGCCCCATGAGTTGGGTAAGGCCAAGTTTGCTCGCCACTGCACGTCCTTGTGTAGACGCCATCGTTTTCATTTGTTGTAATGTGGTGTGTTAATCCAAGTTTGCTTGTCCAAAATTTCCCCCAaacccccctctttttttttttttttcccattacacaatgcacacaagtATGGTGGTTTTAGATTATAAATTGAGTTTTAAGAATGTGGATCTGTGCTGAGgtaaatacatttgatttcaGGTATCGAGTGGCACTCCCTTTTTTTGGTAGTAGTACAAGTTACCTGCCACCGttgttttaattatgcaaaCCTGTGAACTTGAGTAGGTCCCTAAATCTGTGGCTTTGCAATCACTGATTCGAATGTTCACTGTCTGAACACTTCATGACTTGAATCAAAAAATGTGTGCTTTCTTTTTCAGGTTGAAAAATGGAATGGCCAAATTGAAGATGGAAGCTTCCCTGGGAAGATCTAAACTGTCTGATTGGATCCATGTGTAGCAATACTCATggtatttaaacataaaattggTTTGCATTGCTTAATGTTTTCATGGAAAGCTTGTTGTGACTTTATATATAGTACCTTGTGTTAAATTTAAGTCACTCTTACTTCCATGTTGGTTACTTAATAAATACGCACAATTTAACCGTCTTTctcctctttatttatttatttatttatttttatgaac
This genomic stretch from Denticeps clupeoides chromosome 5, fDenClu1.1, whole genome shotgun sequence harbors:
- the cox6b2 gene encoding cytochrome c oxidase subunit 6B2, with the protein product MAEAVEEKIKNYRTAPFDARFPNTNQTRNCYQNFLDYHRCNKALTTKGQDTSPCEWYQKVYKSLCPMSWVEKWNGQIEDGSFPGKI